One genomic region from Amaranthus tricolor cultivar Red isolate AtriRed21 chromosome 12, ASM2621246v1, whole genome shotgun sequence encodes:
- the LOC130828431 gene encoding uncharacterized protein LOC130828431, giving the protein MDYRLKYRAESSMRDKKLEREEDLFGDDFCEDFCLPINHRPTENVDLDNVEQASEDRQLSSSNIGFKLLQKMGWKGKGLGKDEQGIIEPIKSGMRDPKLGIGKQEEDDYFTAEENIQRRKLDIEVEETEEVARKREVIAEREQKIQTEVKEIHKVFFCDLCNKQYKLAMEFEAHLSSYDHNHRKRFKEMREMHGSNRDDRLKRELQRQEKEMAKFAQIADARKQQQMQEQEQEQEQSGSGSVTNTNKPAIAFVDNDQRKALKFGFSAKSGTSKGLFGAAAKGAAKKPKAPVASIFGNDSDEDQS; this is encoded by the exons GATTTATTTGGTGACGATTTTTGTGAAGATTTTTGCTTGCCAATCAACCACAGACCTACTGAGAACGTTGATTTAGATAATGTTGAACAAGCATCAGAAGACAGGCAACTGTCATCATCTAATATAGGATTCAAGCTTCTTCAGAAAATGGGATGGAAAGGAAAGGGACTGGGAAAGGATGAGCAGG GTATAATTGAGCCAATAAAATCAGGCATGAGAGATCCTAAACTAGGAATCGGAAAGCAAGAAGAAGATGATTACTTCACCGCAGAAGAAAATATACAGCGTAGGAAGCTTGACATCGAGGTAGAGGAGACAGAGGAAGTTGCAAGGAAGAGAGAG GTGATAGCAGAACGGGAGCAAAAAATTCAGACCGAGGTGAAAGAAATACACAAAGTATTTTTCTGTGATCTGTGTAACAAGCAATACAAGCTGGCTATGGAATTTGAAGCTCACTTGAGCTCTTACGATCACAATCATAGAAAG CGCTTTAAGGAAATGAGAGAGATGCATGGTAGCAACCGTGATGATCGGCTAAAGAGAGAATTGCAGCGGCAAGAGAAGGAGATGGCCAAATTTGCCCAAAT TGCTGATGCTCGCAAACAACAGCAAATGCAAGAGCAGGAGCAAGAGCAAGAGCAGTCTGGGAGTGGATCTGTTACGAATACTAATAAACCCGCCATTGCCTTTGTTGATAACGACCAGCGGAAGGCACTGAAGTTTGGCTTTTCTGCTAAAAGTGGGACATCTAAA GGCTTATTTGGTGCGGCCGCTAAGGGTGCTGCTAAGAAGCCAAAAGCTCCAGTGGCCTCCATTTTTGGCAATGACAGCGATGAAGATCAGTCGTGA
- the LOC130828430 gene encoding uncharacterized protein LOC130828430: MLEKIGLPLKPLSRGHNWVVDAPHCQSCSSQFTFINRKHHCRRCGGIFCNSCSQHRMVLRGQGESLVRICEACKELEEASRLEQRYGYKNRTGKGSSKAASRSVDEVLNDILVTDGKESARMGSGKEIACQDEGADMFGSVSDENNNEMDSFTPEELRQQALDEKNKYKILKEEGKFAESLKAFKRSRELERQAAALELQLRKNRKKALASKSSAETLKDQGTSLYLGTRDKSLKVKQNDDLTAELKELGWSDMDINDTSKKPVPTSLEGELLNLIQDSGESSRRKVSTSLDKTEVFALKKRALLLKREGKLAEAKEELKRAKIFERQLEEQEFLADAEDSDDELSALIRSLDNDEKKDFSAGFSLDSAFDLDNFSAFSSDLGVDGNFEATEEDLHDPEMAAALQLLGWTEEPDRFEDIVTQSSPVNREVYSDEILKLKKEAVNQKRSGNMAEAMSLLKRAKALEKDLEKFNETEPKSAGPHSRTFDVVPNIERKAPVKSRYIIQKELLALKKKALALRREGKLEEANNELIKGKALEQQLEEMDNPSGVVDTYSNSGYEVSEPLIEPLDLSSTLALEDEQGDVTDQDLHDPAYLSLLKNLGWQDEDDVIGTNSAASNENTSISVVKRRSKAEIQRDLLGLKRKALGLRRQGQETEADEVLQNAKILEEELAELEAPKVEIPAFISESKVEIEAAIPGNPPENIELVEKGTHQTPLKRPVEVHDASEKRQLVQVPIHSANLSSGVSPDNQKSPIQQEILSHKRNALALKKEGKLAEAKEELRKAKLLERNLEESTGPVFVEPSSAIVSSSAREEDSLSTSSTLPEEQAPNASPSKPLSSSERLKLQRACLNHKRNALKLRREGKTKEADTELESAKKIESKLEEASPANHAATSSDVGSTDDAIVEDLFDPQLISALKAIGLQDEVVHQTPVKTEQPISKVEQTTFIVSRNENSNQERTRLEVQIKAEKTKALTLKRSGKQAEALDALRRAKQMEKKLNSLPS, encoded by the exons ATGTTGGAGAAGATAGGTTTACCTCTAAAACCCTTATCACGAGGTCATAATTGGGTTGTTGATGCTCCTCACTGTCAATCTTGCTCTTCTCAGTTCACCTTTATCAATCGGAag CATCATTGTCGAAGGTGTGGAGGAATTTTTTGTAACAGTTGTTCTCAACACAGAATGGTGTTGCGGGGACAAGGCGAATCCCTGGTTCGTATATGTGAAGCTTGCAAGGAATTAGAAGAGGCTTCTCGCCTTGAGCAGCGATACGGATATAAGAATCGAACTGGTAAAG GGTCCTCAAAAGCTGCATCCAGGAGTGTGGATGAAGTTCTCAATGATATCTTGGTGACTGATGGTAAAGAATCTGCTCGTATGGGATCCGGTAAAGAAATTGCTTGCCAAGATGAGGGTGCAGACATGTTTGGGTCTGTGTCTGATGAAAATAATAATGAGATGGATTCTTTTACTCCAGAGGAACTGCGCCAACAAGCTTTGGATGAGAAGAACAAATATAAGATCCTTAAGGAAGAAGGAAAATTCGCAGAATCTCTAAAAGCATTTAAGAGATCTAGGGAACTTGAACGACAAGCGGCTGCTCTGGAACTCCAATTGAGGAAGAATAGGAAAAAGGCTCTGGCTTCTAAAAGCTCGGCTGAGACACTGAAAGATCAAGGCACATCTCTTTATTTAGGTACTAGAGACAAGTCCTTAAAGGTCAAGCAAAATGATGATCTCACAGCAGAACTCAAAGAACTTGGATGGTCTGATATGGATATCAATGATACAAGTAAAAAACCAGTTCCAACAAGCTTAGAAGGTGAACTTCTCAATCTAATCCAGGATTCTGGTGAAAGTAGCCGCCGTAAAGTGTCTACAAGTTTAGACAAGACTGAAGTTTTTGCTTTGAAGAAACGGGCTCTCTTGCTTAAGCGTGAGGGAAAACTTGCTGAAGCCAAGGAAGAGCTAAAGAGAGCAAAAATTTTTGAGAGGCAACTCGAGGAACAGGAATTTTTGGCTGATGCTGAGGACTCTGATGATGAGCTGTCTGCTTTGATTCGTAGTTTGGATAATGATGAGAAAAAAGATTTTTCTGCTGGGTTTAGTTTGGATTCTGCATTTGACCTGGACAATTTCTCTGCCTTTAGTAGTGATCTTGGTGTTGATGGAAATTTTGAGGCTACAGAAGAAGATCTGCATGACCCAGAAATGGCTGCTGCCTTGCAATTGCTAGGTTGGACCGAGGAGCCTGATCGTTTCGAGGACATTGTAACTCAATCCTCTCCTGTTAATAGAGAAGTATATTCAGATGAGATCCTCAAATTAAAGAAAGAAGCTGTAAATCAGAAAAGATCTGGAAACATGGCAGAGGCAATGTCTCTGCTTAAGAGAGCCAAAGCTCTAGAAAAGGACCTTGAAAAGTTTAATGAAACGGAACCTAAATCAGCTGGACCACATTCTAGAACTTTTGACGTAGTGCCCAATATCGAAAGAAAAGCTCCAGTGAAGAGTAGATATATTATTCAGAAGGAGCTTCTTGCACTGAAAAAGAAAGCTCTTGCTTTACGAAGGGAAGGGAAACTGGAGGAGGCTAATAATGAACTCATTAAAGGAAAAGCCCTTGAGCAGCAACTGGAGGAGATGGATAATCCTTCTGGGGTTGTGGACACTTATTCAAATAGCGGGTATGAAGTTTCAGAGCCATTAATTGAGCCCCTTGATTTGTCTTCTACTCTTGCTCTCGAAGATGAACAAGGAGATGTCACAGATCAAGATCTGCATGATCCGGCATATCTTTCGCTTCTCAAGAACTTGGGCTGGcaggatgaagatgatgttaTTGGGACGAACTCTGCGGCGTCTAACGAAAACACTTCTATTTCAGTTGTGAAGCGAAGAAGTAAAGCCGAGATTCAAAGAGATCTTTTAGGTTTGAAGAGGAAAGCTCTGGGTCTCAGACGTCAAGGACAGGAGACTGAGGCTGATGAGGTGCTTCAAAATGCGAAGATATTGGAGGAAGAGTTGGCTGAACTGGAAGCACCAAAGGTAGAGATACCGGCTTTTATCTCCGAATCCAAGGTTGAAATTGAAGCTGCAATACCCGGAAATCCACCTGAAAATATCGAGCTTGTGGAAAAAGGAACTCACCAAACACCTCTCAAGAGACCCGTAGAAGTCCATGATGCCTCGGAAAAACGTCAATTGGTCCAGGTTCCTATTCATTCAGCTAACCTTTCTTCAGGTGTTTCTCCGGATAACCAAAAAAGTCCAATCCAACAAGAAATTCTTTCTCACAAAAGGAATGCACTTGCTTTGAAGAAAGAGGGAAAACTAGCGGAAGCCAAAGAGGAGCTTAGAAAAGCGAAGTTGTTGGAAAGAAATTTGGAGGAGTCCACTGGTCCTGTATTCGTGGAACCTTCATCTGCCATTGTGTCATCGTCTGCCAGAGAGGAGGATAGCCTGTCTACCAGTTCCACCTTACCCGAGGAGCAGGCTCCTAATGCGAGCCCTTCAAAACCATTGTCCAGCAGTGAACGTTTAAAATTGCAGCGAGCATGTCTTAATCACAAACGGAATGCTTTGAAGCTACGTAGAGAAGGTAAAACCAAAGAAGCAGATACTGAACTTGAATCGGCCAAGAAAATTGAATCAAAGCTCGAGGAAGCTAGTCCTGCTAACCATGCTGCTACATCAAGTGATGTAGGATCAACTGATGATGCAATTGTTGAGGATCTTTTTGACCCTCAGCTCATATCGGCCCTCAAGGCAATCGGTTTGCAAGATGAAGTTGTCCATCAAACCCCAGTAAAGACAGAACAACCGATATCCAAGGTAGAGCAAACAACATTTATTGTAAGCAGGAATGAGAATTCCAATCAAGAGAGAACTCGATTAGAAGTGCAAATCAAGGCTGAAAAAACGAAGGCCCTAACTCTGAAACGCTCTGGAAAGCAAGCAGAGGCGTTGGATGCCCTTCGTCGAGCCAAACAAATGGAAAAGAAGCTTAACTCACTGccttcataa